The following coding sequences lie in one Anomaloglossus baeobatrachus isolate aAnoBae1 chromosome 7, aAnoBae1.hap1, whole genome shotgun sequence genomic window:
- the LOC142246445 gene encoding nuclear factor 7, brain-like, with protein MASAELRDELNCSICLSLYTDPVSLRCGHFFCRLCIVSALDGATDAQEAAGVYSCPDCRAQYPERPTLEKNRKLRNIVKRFSSTQPEMEETGIFCTYCDSLTPAVRTCLHCETSMCEEYFAAHNKSVNHNLIEPTVSFMDRKCSTHKEILKYYCPRDNSCICVSCWVAGTHKGHDVELLDVASEDVKEKLRSVIEKLKSKTEEAEKRIQTLKDHGAEQEKKSSGLADRVTGLFTDLRKTLDDLEERIQGEISRQKDQVSLSVSDLVGQVELHMKEVSKKINSLEGLCNISDPLSFLRNVNTGDISAGSCDVISDVRDAPCVDEGLVSQILHKGLGNFADNVIEVKMKRQFSVMEKSDILLDIDTAHNNIIISQDLRSASHTTTSQNRPDGPKRFRSRQVLSSRSFSSGRHYWEVDVTQASSWMVGVAGESLERKVSGKLSYIGYNEKSWAIILSKNLFASHNNIHKLLVSGSPVRVVGVYLDYEAGRLSFYQLCDPIRLLHTVTASFSEPLYAALHIYDNCTIKIMTKNTGLTL; from the exons ATGGCGTCTGCTGAGCtgagggacgagctgaactgctccATCTGCCTGAGCCTCTATACAGATCCCGtatccctgagatgtggacacttCTTCTGCCGCTTGTGTATTGTGAGTGCGCTGGAT ggcgccacagatgcacagGAGGCGGCTGGAGTGTATTCCTGTCCTGACTGCAGAGCACAATATCCAGAGCGTCCGACCCTGGAGAAGAACCGGAAGCTGAGGAACATAGTGAAGCGTTTCTCATCTACTCAGCCTGAGATGGAGGAGACCGGAATCTTCTGCACCTACTGTGATTCTCTGACCCCGGCTGTAAGAACGTGTCTGCATTGTGAGACCTCTATGTGTGAGGAATATTTCGCAGCCCATAACAAGTCTGTGAATCACAATTTAATTGAACCTACGGTGTCATTTATGGATCGAAAATGCTCCACACACAAAGAGATCCTGAAATACTACTGTCCTAGAGACAACTcctgtatctgtgtgtcctgctgGGTGGCCGGAACCCACAAGGGACATGATGTAGAGCTACTGGATGTGGCCTCTGAGGATGTGAAGGAGAAACTGAGATCGGTTATAGAGAAACTAAAGTCCAAGACAGAAGAAGCTGAAAAAAGAATCCAGACTCTGAAG GATCATGGGGCAGaacaggaaaagaaatcatctgGACTCGCGGATAGAGTCACTGGTCTGTTTACTGATCTCCGGAAGACGCTGGATGATCTAGAAGAGAGAATCCAGGGAGAGATTTCCAGGCAGAAGGATCAGGTCTCACTCTCAGTCTCTGACCTGGTCGGACAGGTGGAGCTTCACATGAAGGAGGTGTCCAAGAAAATCAATAGTCTTGAAGGATTATGTAATATCTCTGATCCATTGTCCTTTCTACGAAATGTAAACACTGGTGACATCAGTGCTGGGAGCtgtgatgtcatcagtgatgtAAGAGATGCTCCGTGTGTGGATGAAGGCCTCGTCTCGCAGATATTACACAAAGGACTGGGGAACTTTGCCGATAATGTGATTGAGGTGAAGATGAAGAGACAGTTCTCAGTGATGGAGAAATCGGACATATTACTGGATATAGACACGGCTCATAATAACATTATTATATCTCAGGATCTCAGATCTGCTTCTCATACCACTACATCACAGAACAGACCCGATGGGCCCAAGAGGTTCAGATCCCGTCAGGTGTTAAGTTCCCGTAGCTTCTCCTCCGGGAGACATTACTGGGAGGTGGACGTGACTCAGGCGAGTAGTTGGATGGTTGGGGTGGCCGGGGAAAGTCTGGAGAGGAAGGTCAGTGGAAAATTATCTTATATTGGCTATAATGAGAAATCCTGGGCCATCATTCTTTCGAAAAACCTTTTTGCAAGTCATAACAATATCCATAAACTGCTGGTATCAGGTTCTCCTGTGCGGGTTGTGGGGGTCTatctggattatgaggccgggcgTCTGTCCTTCTAtcagctgtgtgaccccatcagactcTTACACACCGTCACCGCCTCCTTCTCCGAGCCGCTCTATGCCGCTT